In Apodemus sylvaticus chromosome 8, mApoSyl1.1, whole genome shotgun sequence, one genomic interval encodes:
- the LOC127691695 gene encoding ral guanine nucleotide dissociation stimulator-like translates to MFSCLPRTPRGSSLKNDKTEGHGSVWRHRVHSCLQRLWPFSRKGKILTKVSQDRDSSDQGEKASAPMDLQEHHRVSRVSAETVVKLVNNLVPSLQEGDPFFVHAFLSKYRSFATPLQVLDLLFMRYANFSPYSEEDEQVKNTLCSFLHTWMDKNPEDFCDPLDLFPLKYVKAYLSVYMPHSDLIDHVNMLLTQLQQEQVKHSEEKEEEDSDLGRYKSSDPEIQWV, encoded by the exons ATGTTCTCTTGCTTGCCTCGGACTCCTCGAGGCTCAAGCCTCAAGAACGACAAAACTGAAGGCCATGGCAGTGTCTGGAGGCACAGGGTTCACTCTTGCCTGCAACGCCTGTGGCCATTTTCCAGAAAGGGAAAAATCTTGACCAAAGTCAGCCAAGACCGGGACAGCAGCGACCAG GGTGAGAAAGCTTCTGCCCCAATGGATCTACAGGAACACCATAGAGTATCACGTGTCAGTGCAGAGACTGTGGTGAAGTTGGTCAACAACCTGGTGCCTTCTCTGCAGGAAGGGGATCCCTTCTTTGTCCATGCCTTTCTTTCCAAATACCGAAGTTTTGCCACACCCCTACAAGTTCTGGACCTGCTGTTTATGAG GTATGCAAACTTCAGCCCTTATTCTGAAGAGGATGAACAAGTAAAGAACACCCTCTGCAGCTTCCTTCACACATGGATGGACAAGAACCCTGAGGACTTTTGTGATCCCTTAGACCTCTTCCCTCTGAAATACGTGAAGGCCTACTTGAGTGTGTATATGCCACACTCAGATCTTATCGACCATGTCAATATGCTACTCACCCAGTTGCAGCAAGAACAGGTCAAGCattcagaggaaaaggaggagga